In Elstera cyanobacteriorum, the genomic stretch AGCAGCAGGGCCGCCGTTCGGGACCGGCTATTTTGCCAGTTTTTCATTCGGGATTTGTTTTTCGATCGGGGTTTTCGGGGCCGGGATCGAAACCGTTGCGAAGAGAACGAAGGCGCCTACCAAGGCCAGGGCCAGAATTCCGCCGACGATCATTCCCAAACGCGCCATTCTCACTCCTCCATCCCTGCGGGGGCGGGTTTTCCTGTTGGAAAATTACTCCGTCCTCCGTAGGTCTTACCGGCGCTGACGGCCGGTCTTTCCTGTGATGCGGGCTTGTTCGCCCGCAGTCTCCCGCGCATAGTGGGGCAACCACTGAATTCTCGCAATGCGAAGACGTTTTTTTGATGGCCCGTTCGACCGATCCTGACTCCGCCTCCGCCCGCCAGGGCCGATTTGTGCCAGCGCGCACGGTCGTTCTAGTCGGATTAATGGGATCGGGCAAATCTTCGGTGGGGCGCCGCTTGGCCCAACGGCTGGCATTGCCGTTCCGCGATGCGGATATCGAGATCGAACAGGCGGCGGGCCAGACAATCCCAGAGATTTTCGCGACCCACGGCGAAGCGCATTTCCGCGATGGCGAGCGCCGGGTGATCGCCCGCCTGCTGGAGGAGCCGGTGCATGTGCTGGCGACCGGCGGCGGCGCCTTTATGGATGCCCGCACGCGGGACGCGATTACGGCGCGGGGCATTTCGATCTGGCTGCGCGTTGATCTCGATGAATTGGTTCGCCGCACCGCCCGCCGCAATCACCGCCCGCTGCTGAACCAGGGCGACCCGCGCCAAATCCTGGCCGGGTTGATGGAACAGCGCTACCCCGTCTATGCCGATGCCGATATTACGGTTGATGGCGGCGCGGGTGACGTCGAAGAGATGACGGAGCGCGTGTTGAAAGCCCTGACCGCCTATTGCCAGTCCCAGTTTCCCGCGCCGAGCGAGTAGAACCATGTCCGTCGATACGCTAACTGCTGCCGATCCTATCCGCCTTGAAGTTGCCTTGGGCGAGCGCGCTTATCCTATCCTGATCGGCGCGGGGCTGCTGGAGCGGGCGGGGGAATGGATCGCGCCGTTGCTAAAGGGCCGCCGCCGGGTCGTTGTCATTACCGATACGAACGTCGGGCCGCTGCATCTGCCGCGCCTGACCGCCGGGTTGGCAGCGGCGGGGGTTAGCGTCGATACCGTCACGGTTCCGGCGGGGGAAGGCTCGAAAAGTTGGGCAGGGATCGCCGATCTCGTTGATCGGCTGCTGGACCTGCGCGTTGATCGCGGCACACTGTTACTGGCGCTGGGCGGCGGGGTGATCGGCGATTTGGTCGGCTTTGCCGCCGCTATCACTATGCGCGGTGTCGATTTCGTGCAAATCCCGACGACGCTGCTGGCCCAGGTCGATAGTTCGGTCGGCGGTAAGACCGGGATCAATACCAAAGCGGGGAAAAACCTCGTCGGCAGTTTCCATCAGCCGCGCTTGGTGCTGGCCGATATGGATTGTATCGCCACCCTACCGCCGCGCCAACTGCGCGCAGGCTATGCCGAGATCGTGAAACATACCGTGCTGGGCGATGCGGCGATGTTCGCCTGGCTGGAAGCGGGCGGCGGCGCGGCGCTGCTGGCGGGGGATCGCGCAGCGCTGGCGAAAGCCGTGCGCCATTCCTGCGAAACCAAGGCCACCATTGTGGCTGCCGACGAGCGCGAGGGCGGGCAGCGCGCCCTGCTCAATCTCGGTCATACCTTCGGTCATGCGCTAGAAGCCGAAACTGGCTTTTCCGATACGCTGCTGCACGGCGAGGCGGTGGCTATCGGCATGGTGCAGGCGCTCGATCTATCGGTGCGGCTCGGCCTGTGCCCGGCGGCGGATAAGGCCCGGTTGGTGGCGCATCTTGTCGCCTGCGGCTTGCCGGTCGATCAACAAGCCTGCGGCGGCCCCTTCGACCCGGCAACGCTCGTCGCCCATATGCGCCTCGATAAAAAGGCCAAGGCGGGCGAGCTGACCTTCGTACTCTGCACCGGCCTCGGCTCGGCCATCGTGCGCGATGGGGTGCCGGAAAGCGACGTGCTGCCGGTACTGAGCGAGGCGCATTAAGAAAATGGTAACACTCTCCTCTTGAATTGGACTCCTATTCAACGCAAGTTGATAGGGAGAGCGGGGACAACCCGCCCCATTTTAGGAGGAGAGAGATCATGAAGCGCACCCTCGTTCCGGGGATCGTAAGCGAAACCCAGGCCTTCGCGCCGCTCAGCCCCCAGCAAAGCGTTCAGGAAGCCGCCGAAATGATGGCTGACCGCCGGATTGGCGCGGCGATGGTCGTGGAGCAAGGGCGGTTGGTCGGGATTTTTTCCGAACGCGACCTTCTATCCCGCGTCGTCGCCCAAGGGCGCAACCCGGTGACCACCAAAGTGGCCGACGTAATGACGCTCGACCCGCATACGTTGCCGCCCGACGCTAGCCCGCGCGAAGCCTTGACCATTATGGAAAAGGGCAAATTCCGTCATCTCCCCATCGTCGATGGCGATGATATTGTCGCGATCATCTCGATCCGCGATCTGTTTGCGGCGGTGAATGCCGAACTGACCAAGGATCTGGAACAGCGCGATACGCTGCTCTTCGGTGCAGGCTACGGCGGTTAACGCGGCCCCGGCATCCCGAAGCGGGCGGCGATAGCCCGATGCTCGGGTGAGCCGATAAATCCGGCCAGCGCCGCATCAATCGCCGTTTGCAGCCTAGCGGCCGATTGAGCGACGGCGAAACCGCCCGCTTCCGCCGGTTTTTCCTCTGGGGGAACCGGGACGATTGCAAGATCGGGCGCCGGATGCTGGGCGAGATGACCGGCATGGGCTAAGGCAACGCTGGCATAGGCGTCGGCATGGCCTTGGGCGACGGCCTCGGCTGCGGCGGCATAGGTCGGGAAAACTTCGATCCGCGCCGCCGGGATGCCGAGCGCCAGGGCGGTGCGGTGTTGCACCTGATCGCGGACAACGGCGAGGCGTAGGTCGGTCGCCGCGGCCAGCGCGCGATAGCCGGTGATCGCCGCTGCCTGCGCCCGCCGCACCAGCAGCCCATCGGTCAGCGCCCAGATTGGCTGACTGAACCGCACCCGTTGCTGCCGTTCGGGGGTGATAAACAGGCCCGTCACGATATCCCAGCGGTTTTGCGCTAGCCCCTCCAGCAAATCGGCAAATTCCGCTTCGATGAACGCGATCTGGGGGATGCCGAGGCGCGGCAGCAGGGCGCGGGCGATCTCCACGTCGTGACCGGTCACCGTGCCATCCGCCGTTCGGTAGCAAAAGGGCGGTTCGATGAGATACGCGAAACGCAGGGTTTGGGGCAAAGACATCGGCGGTTCCGGGAGGCGAGGGGATGCGGCGGGGCGCCGTTTCGGGTAAGCTTAGCCCCCATGTATGATGACGTCATCGACCTTCGCGATTTCTATGCCAGCCGCTTGGGGCAGGCGACCCGCCGGATCATCGGGCGGCGCATTCAAGAGTTTTGGCCGGAGGCGGAGGGGCTTAGCGTCCTCGGCCTTGGGTTCGCAACGCCGTACCTGCGCAATTATCGCGACGATACGGGCCGCACGATTGCCCTGATGCCCGCCGCGCAGGGGGTGATGCGCTGGCCGCCGGATGGGCCGAACCGGGTGGCGCTGGCCGATGAAGATGATCTACCGCTGCCGGATGAATCGGTGGATCGGGTGTTGCTGGTGCATGCCCTCGAACGCACCGAACAATTGCGCCCGATGCTGCGGGAAATCTGGCGGGTGATGAGCGGCAGCGGGCGATTGCTGATCATCGTCCCCAACCGGCGCGGCATCTGGGCGCGGCTGGAACGCACACCCTTCGGCGCGGGGTCGCCCTATTCGCCGGGGCAAGTGTCGCGCCTGCTGCGCGATAATCTGTTTACCCCGACGCGCCATAGCCTCGCCCTGTCGCTGCCGCCGTCGAACAGCCGGATGATGCTGCGCCTCGCCCCGGCGTTCGAAGCCTTCGGCCAGCGCTGGTTTCCCAGTTTTTCGGGCGTGATTCTAGTCGAAGCCTCCAAACAGCTTTACGCCATCCCGCCGCTGCGCCGGGCGCCGAAGCGGCGCGGCGCGCTTTTGCCCGTCTTTCCGCAGATTGCCCCGCAACGGCGGGAGGAAGAGGATGCGGAAAAGCCTGGACCTATTTAGTTTCTGATGTAACTATCCGTCCAAAGCCCGAGTTTTGGGAGGAACCATCATGCAAACCCAGCCGGAGGGCGGCTTTACCGCCCCCAATCCCCACCGCCCCGCCGAAACGGCGGCGGATTTTACCATCACCCAGGCCTGGGATGCCTACACGCCGGAGGAACACGATCGCTGGCGGCGGCTGTTCGAGCGGCAGGCAGAGATTTTGAAAGACCGCGCCGCGCCGGAGTTTCTGGCCGGGCTCGACGCGCTCGCCATCGCCGCCGACGGTATCCCCGATTTCCGTCGCCTGAACGACGAACTCTCCCGCCGCACCGGCTGGCAGATCGTCGCCGTGCCGGGATTGGTGCCAGAGGCGATCTTTTTCGATCACCTCGCCCATAAACGCTTCCCCTCCACCTGCTTTATCCGGCGCGAAGATCAGTTCGATTACATTCAAGAACCGGATGTGTTCCACGATGTCTTCGGCCATGTGCCGCTGCTGTCGAACCCGGTGTTCGCCGACTATATGCAGGCCTATGGCGAGGGCGGCCTCAAGGCCCTGCGCCTCGGCACCCTCGACCAATTGGCGCGGCTCTATTGGTATACGGTGGAATTCGGCCTGATCCAGACGCCGCAGGGGCTGCGCATCTATGGCGCCGGGATCGTCTCCTCCGAAGGGGAAAGCCGCTTTTCCCTGGAAAGCGCCGAGCCGAACCGCCTGGGCTTCGACGTGCGCCGCCTGCTGCGCACCCGCTACCGCATCGATGATTTCCAGGAAACCTACTTCGTCATCGACAGCTACCGGCAATTATTCGATGCAACCCTGCCGGATTTCACGCCGCACTATGAGGCGCTGAAAACCTTACCGGAGCTAGAGCCGGGTACGGTGCTGGCGAGTGATCGGGTCTTTACGCGCGGCACTGGGCGGGTGAAGCGGCATTAGGGTTTGAACGCGACCTCCCCCGCCACTAATCGCACCAGCCCGGCCAAGATCGTGCCCGGCTGGTCGCGGTGGGGGGAGTGGCCGACGCCGGGGAGCATCAGGGCTTCGGCGGGGCCAGCGGTGCCCTCGACGATTGCCGCCACTTGGCGGGGCGTACCGTATTCGTCGTCTTCGCCCTGTACGACCAGCAGCGGCGCGCGGATGGCGGGCAGCAGCGCGGTGATGTCCCAGTCGTGGAACTCCGGCGCCAGCCACGTTCGGCACCAGCCCCAAAAGGCGCCATCGACATTCTCGCCGTGCAGGCGCTTCAGGCGGGCGCGCAGGTCGCCGTCGAGGAAGGCTTGTTCGGCGGCGCGGATGCCGGCCCGGCTCATGTCCTCGTTAAACACATGGGCGGCCAGCGTCATCGCGCCCGCCACCCGCTCCGGCGCGAGGGCCGCCGCGATCAGGGCAATCGTACCGCCATCGGAATGGCCGAACAGGGTGACGCGCGGCAGGCCGAGGGCGTTGAGCAGCGGCAATAGGAAGGCTTCCACCTCCCGCGTATGATAATCCGGCTGGCGCGGCAGGGTGACGGGGCTGGAGTTGCCGTAGCCCTCGCGGGAATAGACCAGCACGCCACAGCCGGTGGCGTCGCGGATTTTCTCCGGCAGGTCGCGCCAGATGGCGATACAGCCAAGCCCCTCGTGCAGCATCACGATGGGCGGCGCCTCTGGCCGATGGGACGCGGGCAACCAGCGATATTCCAGCCGCGCGCCGGATAGGGCGATGACGCCTTCGGTTGCCGCGTCAAGCATCGGCCAGCCACTCTTCGATCAGGCGGCGGGCGATGGAATCGGGGCGCGGCGCCACATGCTGGGCAATCGCAGGATCGCGCAATTCCGATAGGGTGAACCAGCGCGCGCTTTCGATTTCCGTGGGGTCCACGGTAATCTCGGTGGTCAGTGCTTCCGCCCGGAACCCAACCATCAGGGAGGAGGGGAAGGGCCAGGGCTGGGAAGCACGGTAGCTGACGGCGCCGACGCGCACGCCCACCTCCTCCCAAACTTCGCGGCGCACGGCTTCCTCCAGGCTTTCGCCGGGTTCGACAAAACCGGCAAGGGTGGACATCATGCCCGGCTGCCACATCGCTTGCCGCCCCAGCAAGGCGCGCGGCTCCGGCCCGGTTTCATCGATCACCAGCATGATGACGGCGGGGTCGGTGCGCGGGAAATGCGGCGTGCCGCACTCCGGGTTCGTGCAGCGGCGGACATGCCCGCCTTCCGCCGAGAGGGTGGGGGCGCCGCAGACTCCGCAGAAGCGCGTGCGCTGGTGCCAGTAGGCCATGCCGCGCCCATAGGCGAGGGTGGCGGCCAAATCTTCGGCCAACCCCGGCCCATAGCGGCGCAGATCGGCCCATTCGGCCCCATGCTGCTCGGCAAAGTTGGTGGCCTGCGCCTCGTCCCAGTCGGTGAGGTCGAGCGCGAAAATCTGCACGCTGTCGTGCCGCCCCAGCAGCACCGTCGGGGCGCGGTCGAACTGGTCGAAACTGACCGCCTGCCCCCCGGCAAAAAGGCTTTTGCCCTGCCAATAGAGATGCCAGCGGGCGCGGGCCGTGCGCCAACCATCGCCAGAAAAACCATCGAACGCCTTGCGGTCCAGCGGGTCGCGGATCAGGCCGGAATGGCTATAAAACAGGGGCTTCATCGGCGTCTCTCGAAAATTCGGGCGCAGTGTGGCGCGATCCTGGCTGCGCCGCAACTGGGCAGCCTGAGCAACCCCCCTTGCGTTTCCCGCATCAACCGACGATATAGAGCCTCGGGAGGTTGGCCACGGGCGATGCCCTCGCCAACCCGGTCAGGTCCGGAAGGAAGCAGCCGTAACGAGTTTCGTGTCGGGTCGTGCCGCCAGCCTCCCACCCGCTTGCCGCCAGCGCTGGGCGCTCTATATACTGCGGTCATCATGACCAGCAAATATTCAGGCCTGACCCAACTAGGGCACGCGACGCAGCAGCCGCAGACCCCCGAAGACGCCATTCTGGAAGCCGTGCCGAACACGCAGGACGTGGATTACGTCGTGCGCTTTGTCGCCCCGGAATTCACCTCGCTCTGCCCGCTGACCGGCCAACCAGACTTCGCCCATCTCGTCATCGACTATATCCCCGGCCCGTCGCTGGTGGAGAGCAAGTCGCTGAAACTCTTCCTTACGTCGTTCCGCAATCACGGGGCTTTCCACGAGGATTGCACGGTCGGCATCGCCCGCCGCCTGGTGGCGACGATCCAACCGAAATGGCTGCGCATCGGCGGCTATTGGTACCCGCGCGGCGGTATTCCGATTGACGTTTTCTACCAAACCGGCCCGGCGCCTGCTGGCGTTTGGGTGCCGGATCAGGCCGTGCCGTCCTATCGCGGGCGGGGGTAGCTACAGTACTCTCCTCAAGATGTTTTAGGGGTATTTCATTTTGGGGAGAGTTTTATGTGGGTTGAGAAAAAGATTCGCCTCACTTGTTGTTTTATGCTGTATGGGTTTGTCATTGGTCAAATTTTTACAGACCTCTGGATGGGGAATGGAATTTTTTATAGTATAGGTATTGATTTTTGTTATTTTTCTTCATGGGATAGTATTTGTTCAAGATATCGTTTTGGTAAATTTCTGCTGGAATTATATTTTTCTTCTTGGGCTCTATGTTTAATTATGGAATCATATTTGTATAAAAAAATAAAAATCCTCTAAAAACCGATTATGTATAGAACTTTTTTGGGGCTAATTCCTTTGAATGCGGCCGCCATTTTTATTATGTACGTAAAATTTAATTTGAAAAAACATAGCGCAGAGGATGTGGTTTTTCTGTTGGTGCCTTTATGCTTTGCTGTCGTTTGGCAGTTTAGAGAAACCTTGAGAGGTGATAACTGGGTCCAGCCATCG encodes the following:
- a CDS encoding alpha/beta fold hydrolase, coding for MLDAATEGVIALSGARLEYRWLPASHRPEAPPIVMLHEGLGCIAIWRDLPEKIRDATGCGVLVYSREGYGNSSPVTLPRQPDYHTREVEAFLLPLLNALGLPRVTLFGHSDGGTIALIAAALAPERVAGAMTLAAHVFNEDMSRAGIRAAEQAFLDGDLRARLKRLHGENVDGAFWGWCRTWLAPEFHDWDITALLPAIRAPLLVVQGEDDEYGTPRQVAAIVEGTAGPAEALMLPGVGHSPHRDQPGTILAGLVRLVAGEVAFKP
- the aroB gene encoding 3-dehydroquinate synthase, producing the protein MSVDTLTAADPIRLEVALGERAYPILIGAGLLERAGEWIAPLLKGRRRVVVITDTNVGPLHLPRLTAGLAAAGVSVDTVTVPAGEGSKSWAGIADLVDRLLDLRVDRGTLLLALGGGVIGDLVGFAAAITMRGVDFVQIPTTLLAQVDSSVGGKTGINTKAGKNLVGSFHQPRLVLADMDCIATLPPRQLRAGYAEIVKHTVLGDAAMFAWLEAGGGAALLAGDRAALAKAVRHSCETKATIVAADEREGGQRALLNLGHTFGHALEAETGFSDTLLHGEAVAIGMVQALDLSVRLGLCPAADKARLVAHLVACGLPVDQQACGGPFDPATLVAHMRLDKKAKAGELTFVLCTGLGSAIVRDGVPESDVLPVLSEAH
- a CDS encoding shikimate kinase, whose product is MARSTDPDSASARQGRFVPARTVVLVGLMGSGKSSVGRRLAQRLALPFRDADIEIEQAAGQTIPEIFATHGEAHFRDGERRVIARLLEEPVHVLATGGGAFMDARTRDAITARGISIWLRVDLDELVRRTARRNHRPLLNQGDPRQILAGLMEQRYPVYADADITVDGGAGDVEEMTERVLKALTAYCQSQFPAPSE
- the nudC gene encoding NAD(+) diphosphatase; the protein is MKPLFYSHSGLIRDPLDRKAFDGFSGDGWRTARARWHLYWQGKSLFAGGQAVSFDQFDRAPTVLLGRHDSVQIFALDLTDWDEAQATNFAEQHGAEWADLRRYGPGLAEDLAATLAYGRGMAYWHQRTRFCGVCGAPTLSAEGGHVRRCTNPECGTPHFPRTDPAVIMLVIDETGPEPRALLGRQAMWQPGMMSTLAGFVEPGESLEEAVRREVWEEVGVRVGAVSYRASQPWPFPSSLMVGFRAEALTTEITVDPTEIESARWFTLSELRDPAIAQHVAPRPDSIARRLIEEWLADA
- the phhA gene encoding phenylalanine 4-monooxygenase — encoded protein: MQTQPEGGFTAPNPHRPAETAADFTITQAWDAYTPEEHDRWRRLFERQAEILKDRAAPEFLAGLDALAIAADGIPDFRRLNDELSRRTGWQIVAVPGLVPEAIFFDHLAHKRFPSTCFIRREDQFDYIQEPDVFHDVFGHVPLLSNPVFADYMQAYGEGGLKALRLGTLDQLARLYWYTVEFGLIQTPQGLRIYGAGIVSSEGESRFSLESAEPNRLGFDVRRLLRTRYRIDDFQETYFVIDSYRQLFDATLPDFTPHYEALKTLPELEPGTVLASDRVFTRGTGRVKRH
- the queF gene encoding preQ(1) synthase, yielding MTSKYSGLTQLGHATQQPQTPEDAILEAVPNTQDVDYVVRFVAPEFTSLCPLTGQPDFAHLVIDYIPGPSLVESKSLKLFLTSFRNHGAFHEDCTVGIARRLVATIQPKWLRIGGYWYPRGGIPIDVFYQTGPAPAGVWVPDQAVPSYRGRG
- a CDS encoding class I SAM-dependent methyltransferase — protein: MYDDVIDLRDFYASRLGQATRRIIGRRIQEFWPEAEGLSVLGLGFATPYLRNYRDDTGRTIALMPAAQGVMRWPPDGPNRVALADEDDLPLPDESVDRVLLVHALERTEQLRPMLREIWRVMSGSGRLLIIVPNRRGIWARLERTPFGAGSPYSPGQVSRLLRDNLFTPTRHSLALSLPPSNSRMMLRLAPAFEAFGQRWFPSFSGVILVEASKQLYAIPPLRRAPKRRGALLPVFPQIAPQRREEEDAEKPGPI
- a CDS encoding cyclic nucleotide-binding/CBS domain-containing protein, producing MKRTLVPGIVSETQAFAPLSPQQSVQEAAEMMADRRIGAAMVVEQGRLVGIFSERDLLSRVVAQGRNPVTTKVADVMTLDPHTLPPDASPREALTIMEKGKFRHLPIVDGDDIVAIISIRDLFAAVNAELTKDLEQRDTLLFGAGYGG
- a CDS encoding transporter substrate-binding domain-containing protein, which codes for MSLPQTLRFAYLIEPPFCYRTADGTVTGHDVEIARALLPRLGIPQIAFIEAEFADLLEGLAQNRWDIVTGLFITPERQQRVRFSQPIWALTDGLLVRRAQAAAITGYRALAAATDLRLAVVRDQVQHRTALALGIPAARIEVFPTYAAAAEAVAQGHADAYASVALAHAGHLAQHPAPDLAIVPVPPEEKPAEAGGFAVAQSAARLQTAIDAALAGFIGSPEHRAIAARFGMPGPR